In a genomic window of Streptomyces kaniharaensis:
- a CDS encoding pyridoxamine 5'-phosphate oxidase family protein, translating to MGKQYEHIDGRLREFIERQPVYFVATAPISADGHVNVSPKGRAGTLVVIDELTLAYLDFGGSTAETIAHLRENGRITLMWCAFDGPPTVVRVHGRGEPVFRDDPRFAALLARFAPDADGPGLRSIVLVMAERVSDSCGFAVPLMDYRADRDLHAQYFGRKSDEEFNTYCEGKPYVGTSIDGLPALPLPLPARPA from the coding sequence ATGGGAAAGCAGTATGAGCACATCGACGGCCGCCTGCGGGAGTTCATCGAGCGTCAGCCCGTCTACTTCGTCGCCACCGCGCCGATCTCCGCCGACGGGCACGTCAACGTGTCGCCGAAGGGCCGCGCCGGGACCCTCGTCGTGATCGACGAACTCACCCTGGCCTACCTGGACTTCGGCGGCTCGACCGCGGAGACCATCGCCCACCTGCGGGAGAACGGCCGGATCACGCTGATGTGGTGCGCCTTCGACGGCCCGCCGACCGTCGTCCGGGTCCACGGCCGCGGCGAGCCGGTGTTCCGCGACGACCCGCGGTTCGCCGCCCTGCTGGCCCGCTTCGCACCGGACGCCGACGGGCCGGGCCTGCGCTCGATCGTCCTGGTCATGGCCGAACGGGTCAGCGACTCCTGCGGGTTCGCCGTCCCGCTGATGGACTACCGCGCCGACCGGGACCTGCACGCGCAGTACTTCGGCCGCAAGAGCGACGAGGAGTTCAACACCTACTGCGAGGGCAAGCCGTACGTCGGCACCAGCATCGACGGCCTGCCCGCCCTCCCGCTGCCGCTCCCGGCCCGCCCCGCCTGA
- a CDS encoding GNAT family N-acetyltransferase, translated as MILRKRDGYELDTDPARIDLDRVHHWLSTDAFWALGRSREVVEQSLRASLPFAVYAADGGEQVAFARVVTDLATFAWLCDVYVDRAHRGRGLGTWLATAVVEHLRPYALKRILLSTADAHEVYARAGFVPFPDPEKLMIARS; from the coding sequence ATGATCCTTCGGAAGCGCGACGGCTACGAGCTCGACACCGACCCCGCCCGGATCGACCTCGACCGGGTGCACCACTGGCTCTCCACGGACGCGTTCTGGGCGCTGGGGCGCAGCCGGGAGGTGGTCGAGCAGTCCCTGCGGGCGTCGCTGCCGTTCGCGGTGTACGCGGCGGACGGCGGCGAGCAGGTCGCGTTCGCACGGGTCGTGACGGACCTCGCGACCTTCGCGTGGCTCTGCGACGTGTACGTCGACCGCGCACACCGGGGGCGCGGGCTGGGCACCTGGCTGGCCACGGCCGTGGTGGAGCACCTGCGGCCGTACGCGCTCAAGCGCATCCTGCTGTCGACGGCGGACGCCCACGAGGTGTACGCCCGGGCGGGGTTCGTGCCGTTCCCCGATCCCGAGAAGCTGATGATCGCCCGGAGCTGA
- a CDS encoding transglycosylase family protein, whose protein sequence is MTFRNETAAATTTATPKRRNRVRMALMAGALTALPVAGLVTATSASAAPASVWDKVAACEATGNWAINSGNGFYGGLQFTSSTWAAFGGTSFAPRADLATKDQQISVGEKVLAAQGPGAWPVCSVKAGLTK, encoded by the coding sequence ATGACCTTCCGTAACGAGACCGCCGCTGCCACCACCACCGCCACCCCGAAGCGCCGCAACCGCGTCCGGATGGCTCTGATGGCCGGGGCGCTCACCGCCCTGCCGGTGGCCGGCCTCGTCACGGCCACCAGCGCCTCCGCCGCGCCGGCTTCGGTCTGGGACAAGGTCGCGGCCTGTGAGGCCACCGGCAACTGGGCCATCAACTCCGGCAACGGCTTCTACGGCGGCCTGCAGTTCACCTCCAGCACCTGGGCGGCCTTCGGCGGCACCTCCTTCGCCCCGCGCGCCGACCTGGCCACCAAGGACCAGCAGATCTCCGTCGGCGAGAAGGTCCTCGCCGCCCAGGGCCCCGGCGCCTGGCCCGTCTGCTCCGTCAAGGCCGGCCTGACCAAGTAA
- a CDS encoding universal stress protein codes for MSNESDAEALGGAEEPAPAVAPAGFELGTDGPKVILAGLDGSDSSWRATSYAAGLARRQGAVLAVAYVQPVLGAATALAGAAVEETTQEIADELLSALREAEHRVKEVWRVEWRFLTMRGDPYGGLARLADELRADAVVVGASEQAGHRVIGSVAVRLVKAGRWPVTVVP; via the coding sequence ATGAGCAACGAGAGCGATGCGGAGGCCCTCGGCGGCGCCGAGGAGCCCGCGCCGGCGGTCGCCCCCGCAGGGTTCGAGCTGGGGACGGACGGACCGAAGGTGATCCTGGCCGGGCTGGACGGCTCGGACTCCTCCTGGCGTGCGACCTCCTACGCCGCCGGACTGGCCCGGCGGCAGGGCGCCGTGCTGGCGGTGGCCTACGTGCAGCCCGTCCTCGGCGCGGCCACGGCGCTCGCGGGGGCGGCGGTGGAGGAGACCACCCAGGAGATCGCCGACGAACTGCTGTCGGCCCTGCGCGAGGCCGAGCACCGGGTGAAGGAGGTGTGGCGGGTGGAGTGGCGCTTCCTCACCATGCGCGGCGACCCGTACGGCGGGCTCGCCCGGCTCGCGGACGAACTGCGGGCCGACGCCGTCGTCGTCGGCGCCTCCGAGCAGGCCGGGCACCGGGTGATCGGCTCGGTGGCGGTCCGCCTGGTGAAGGCAGGGCGCTGGCCGGTGACCGTCGTGCCGTAG